The DNA segment AAAAAGCAAAAACCTCCCCCCGCGCGTCAGCACGAAGGAAGGCCTTTCTTAGGCTTACCCGTTATCTAATCGCAAGTCACAACAGAACGAGATTCGCCTTTTAAGACCCCGCCCTTCAGGCCGGGCTTTTCAACCCGAGTCAAGAAAGTCCTCGGATTCAATATGCCAAAGATCTCGCCGTAAGCGAACAAACCAAGAAAATCCTTCTCATTTGAAGGATTTCTCTTGAAGGATTTCTCTTACCTATAACAAAGAGTCAACGCCTATTTTGAGCAACGGCTATCTGTATGTGCTTTTTTTGTCGATTTGTCAACTACACAAAAGTGGGTTTTTTTAGGGTATATAGCATATTAGGATAAGGTATGGCGGGCGGGCCGGGAACGGAAAACTTATGGGGTGTTTTGGACCAAACGGATCGAATGCGACCGATTATTTTTACTCATTAATCGGTTTGGGATCGAACAAACCGATTTGCACCATCTCCTCCTGGGTGAACGGGATCGGGTACTGTCCGCTGAAGCAGGCCGTGCAGTAACGGTTGGTCTTGTGCGGCACGGCCTCCAGCATTCCCTCCAGGCTGAGATAGGCCAGGCTGTCGGCCGTGATGTAAGCCCGGATCTCTTCGATGCTGTGGCTATAGGCGATCAATTCCGAGCGCGTCGGCGTATCAATGCCGTAGTAGCAGGGCGAAATGATCGGCGGCGAACTGATCCGAAGGTGGACTTCGCGGGCGCCCGCCTGACGGATCATTTTGATAATCTTCCGGCTGGTCGTTCCCCGCACGATAGAATCGTCCACCACCACCACGCGTTTTCCCTTCAAGACATCCCGGACGGCGTTCAATTTTATCTTGACGCCGAAATGCCGGATCGCCTGCTCCGGCTCGATGAAGGTCCGGCCGACATAATGGTTCCGGATCAATCCGTTTTCGTAGCGAAGATTGGCGGCTTCGGCATATCCCAACGCGGCCGGCACGCCGGAATCCGGAACCGGGATCACGATATCGGCCGGCACCGTCGTTTCCCGGGCCAGCTGTCGTCCCAGATTTTTCCGGATTTCATAGACATGGTGATCAAAGACGCGGCTGTCCGGCCGCGAAAAATAGACGTATTCAAACACACAGTGGGCCGGCTCGGTTTTCGGAAACGGTTTGTAGGAGGTGATCCCGTTTTCGTTGATCAGGACCAGTTCTCCCGGCTCGATGTCGCGGATGTAGTCCGCGTCGATCAGGTCGAACGCGCAGGTTTCGGAGGCCAGCACCCAGGCGTCTTTCACCCGGCCGAGGGAAAGCGGGCGCAGGCCGTAGGGATCCCGCGCCCCGATCAGGCCGTGATCCGAGAGGATCACCAGCGAGAACGCGCCCTTCACCCGGAGCAGGGCCTCGGTCAGACGGCCCATCAGGTCCTTTTCCTTGGACTGGGCGATGAGATGGATGATCACTTCGCTGTCGGAACTGGACTGGAAGATCGCGCCGTACGCTTCGAGCTCATCTCTCAGAAAAGAGGCGTTCGTCAGGTTGCCGTTATGGGCCAGGGCCAGCGTGCCGAGCGCGAAATTGACCATGATCGGCTGGACGTTTTTGAGGCTGTTTTCTCCCGTCGTGGAGTACCGGTTGTGGCCGATGGCCGCGGAACCCTTCAGACGGTCCAGTCGTTCCTTATTGAAAAGATCCGAGACGAGGCCGATGCCCTTTTCCTGATAAAACGTTTTGCCGTCCGATGACACGATCCCCGTCGCTTCCTGGCCGCGATGCTGCAGGGCGTACAAGCCGAGATAGGTCATGTTGGCCGCCTCTTTCGAACCGGCGATTCCGAACACCCCGCATTCCTCGTGAAATTTATCAAACATGGATCAGCGTTGCGTCTCCCCGGCCCGGAAATACGACTCAATGGCCCCTTCCCATGCCGTCCTCATTGTCTCGACCGAGAGATCGATCAAGGGACGATCCTCCCCCTCCGCGCGGATCGTCAAACGACGGCCCTCTACCCGACCGATCACGGCCATCGGGACGTTCCGCTCCACGCAGTGATGTTCGAGTTTCGGAAGAGCGCTTTCATTCACGGTCACGACGATTCTGGACTGGGTTTCTCCGAAGAGATGAGCATCCCGGCGAATCGGGACATCGGGAAGAACGACCGTGGCCCCCAACGAATCTCCGGACATCATCACCGCCTCGGCCAGCGCGACCGCCAGTCCGCCTTCGGAACAATCATGGGCCGATTTAATTATACCAGCCTCGATCGCATCTAAACAACACCTTTGTACTGCCTTCTCCTCGGCCAACTCCAGAAGCGGCGGAAAGCCTCCCTCACGCGAATGAACCCGGCTGAGGTATTCGGTCCCGCCGAGATCTTCCTTGGTTTTTCCGAGAAGGACAACCCGGTCTCCCTCGTCGCGGAAGCCCGGCCGGACCACCCGCTCGGCCTCCTCGATCAGCCCCACCATGCCGATAATCGGCGTCGGATAAATCCCGAGGCTGTTCGTCTCGTTGTAGAAGCTCACATTCCCGCTCACCACCGGGATCTCCAGTTCCCGGCAGGCGTCCGCGATCCCTTCGACCGACAAGGCGAATTGCCACATGACCTCGGGACGTTCGGGATTGCCAAAATTGAGACAATCGGTCAGCCCGATCGGACGACCGCCGGCGCAGACGACGTTTCGGGCCGCCTCGCAGACGGCGATCACGCCTCCCCGGTATGGATTGAGGATGCCGTAACGGCTGTTCCCGTCCACGCTTAGGGCCAAGGCCTTCCGAGTTCCTTTAATCCGAACGACCGCGGATTCAAAGCCGGGCCGAACCACCGTGTTGGTGCGGACCATGTGATCGTACTGCTGATAAATCCACCGCTTGTTCGCGATGATCGGGGAGGCAAGCAACGTAACCAGCGCGGCGCCCAAATCCGACGGCTGCGGGATCAGATCCAGATTGATTCCTTGAAGCGCGTCGAGATACGACGGAATCTGGATGGGCCGTTCATAAACGGGAGCGTCATCGGTCAAGGCCCGGATTGGAAGGTCGGCGACGATCCGGTCTTCTTCCCGGATCACGAGCCGTCGGGTATCCGTGACCCGTCCGATCACGGCCGCGTCCAGATCCCATCGGTCACAGATGTCCAAGATCTCCTTTTCGAAGCCGGGCTTGGCGACCAAAAGCATCCGTTCCTGCGACTCGGAGAGCATCACCTCGTAAGGGGTCATTCTTTCCTCGCGCCGCGGGACGTCGGTGATTTCAAGCTCGATGCCCGTTCCGGCCCGGCCGGCCATCTCGACCGATGAACTTGTGAGACCGGCCGCGCCCATATCCTGAATTCCGACGATCAACTCCCGCTTCATGATCTCCAGGCAGGCTTCCAGCAACAGTTTCTCGGTAAAGGGATCGCCGACCTGGACCATCGGGCGGCGGGCCTCGATCGATTCGTCGAAGCTTTCCGAGGCCATGGTCGCTCCATGAATGCCGTCGCGTCCCGTTTTTGAGCCGATATAGATCACGGTGTTCCCGACCCCTCGGGCGGAGGCCCGGAAGATCCGATCCTTTTCGGCGATACCCAGGCAGAAGACATTGACGAGCGGATTCTGGTTGTAAATCTCGTTAAAGTAGATCTCTCCCCCGACGGTCGGAACCCCCATGCAGTTTCCATAGCCGGCGATTCCGGCCACGACGCCCTCCAGAAGATAACGGTTCTTCGGGATGTCCAAGGAGCCGAACCGCAAGGAATTTAAAAGTGCGATAGGTCGGGCCCCCATGGTAAAAATATCGCGCAGGATTCCGCCGACGCCGGTCGCGGCGCCCTGGTACGGTTCGATGAACGATGGATGGTTATGGCTTTCGATCTTGAAGACGGCCACTTGACCGTCGCCGATATCCACGGCGCCCGCGTTTTCCCCGGGGCCTTGGACGACGCACTCGCCCGTTGTCGGGAGCTTTTTCAGATGAACCTTCGAGCTTTTATAGCTGCAGTGCTCACTCCACATGACCGAGAACAGACCCAATTCAAGGTGATTGGGGTCCCGGCCCAGCAGGGCGAGGATCTTCTGATACTCCTCCTGGGTCAAGCCGTGTTGTTCCAGGGCGTCCGGAGGAAGGATCTGACCGTTCATGTCCGTCCCGCCGTGCGGCGCTCGAGCATCGATTGAAAAATGAATTTCCCATCGGTATTGCCGTCGAACCCTTCGGAGCATCGTTCCGGATGGGGCATCATCCCCAGCACGTTGCCGGCGCGGTTGCAAATTCCCGCGATCCCGTCAAGCGAGCCGTTGGGATTGGCCTCTTCCGTCAGCCGACCTTCAGCCGTGCAATAACGGAGGACAATCTGGCGATGCTCCCGGAGGTCCCGGAGGGTCTCCGGATCGGCGTAGTAGTTGCCCTCGGCATGCGCGATGGGCAGGCGGAGGACCCGGCCGGATCGGATCGAGGCCGTGAACGGCGTTTCCGCGTTCTCGACGCGGACGAAGACATCCCTGCAGATGAATTTCAGGGAACGGTTCCGAAGCATCGCGCCCGGCAACAAACCGGCTTCCAACAGGATCTGGAACCCATTGCAAATTCCCAGGATCGGACCGCCGGCCTCCGCAAAATCCTTTACGCTTTTCATGACGGGTGAATAGTGGGCGATCGCTCCCGTCCGAAGATAGTCTCCGTACGAAAACCCGCCCGGAATAACAAGAGCGTCAAAGCCGCGGAGGGATGTTTCTTTGTGCCAGATAAATTCCACCGGCTGGCCGAGAAGATGCTTAAGGACATGATAGCAATCGTGGTCGCAGTTCGAGCCCGGAAAGACTAAAATTCCAAACCGCATGATTGCTCCGACGGTTAGTCCCCGATTTTCAACAATTCCTTGACGGTTTTAAGCAGGTCATTGGTCTGGATGGGTTTTGGAAGGTACGCGTTGGCGCCCAGGTTCATTCCTTTTTCTTTGTCCGCTTCGGTGCCTTCCGTGCTGACGATGATCACGGGGATCTGACTGTGATTGGGATCTTTTCGTACGATGCTGAGCAACTTCAACCCGTCCATCAGGGGCATGTTGATATCGGCCACGATCAGGTTGAATTTGTTCTCGGAAAGCTTTTTCAAGGCTTCAACGCCGTTTCCGGCCTCGACGATTCGGGCTCCGCGGAGGCGCTTCAAACTGAAGGCAATCAGCTGGCGCATCGTGGGCGAATCTTCAACCACCAAGAAATTATACTCGGCCATCCCGCTCTCTCCGTCGTTATTTGCCTTTTCCGCTTAGAAGATCGATGAAGCCTTGGATCGTCGACAGTTTCCGTTCCGAGACCGAGTAGAGCTTGGAACTGAAGATCGCCGTGGCCGCGTGGCCGGCCAACATGGAAAACAGCTCATAATCCACCCGATTCAGTTTTTTGCTTTTCTGTTCTAGGAGCGAAAAGATGGCCAGGATACCGATGATCCGGTCCTTGATCTTCAGAGGAATGCAGACGATCGGGTCCAGTTCATGGGCGGGTTTGAATCCCTCGACGTCGGGTTGAAAATAACTTTCACCGGTTTTGGCGACGTCTCCGATCACTCCGTCGCCCACCTTTATTTTTCGAAACCGTTTTTCATCCACGCTTTCGGCCACAACGGCGGTCAATTCGTTCATCACCTCGTCAAGAATCAGGATCGCGAAACGATCGGCGCCGACCAAGTTGATCACGATCTCCTGAAGGATTCGGAGCACTTCATTGAAATCCAGCGTGGAGTGGAGCTGATAACTGGCCACATAGAGGTTGGCCAGGTTGTTGTTTTCTTCTTCAACTTCGACGTATTTCTCGGCGAAATCCTTATTTTCGGCCTCGACCTCCTTAAAA comes from the Nitrospiria bacterium genome and includes:
- the purF gene encoding amidophosphoribosyltransferase, coding for MFDKFHEECGVFGIAGSKEAANMTYLGLYALQHRGQEATGIVSSDGKTFYQEKGIGLVSDLFNKERLDRLKGSAAIGHNRYSTTGENSLKNVQPIMVNFALGTLALAHNGNLTNASFLRDELEAYGAIFQSSSDSEVIIHLIAQSKEKDLMGRLTEALLRVKGAFSLVILSDHGLIGARDPYGLRPLSLGRVKDAWVLASETCAFDLIDADYIRDIEPGELVLINENGITSYKPFPKTEPAHCVFEYVYFSRPDSRVFDHHVYEIRKNLGRQLARETTVPADIVIPVPDSGVPAALGYAEAANLRYENGLIRNHYVGRTFIEPEQAIRHFGVKIKLNAVRDVLKGKRVVVVDDSIVRGTTSRKIIKMIRQAGAREVHLRISSPPIISPCYYGIDTPTRSELIAYSHSIEEIRAYITADSLAYLSLEGMLEAVPHKTNRYCTACFSGQYPIPFTQEEMVQIGLFDPKPINE
- the purL gene encoding phosphoribosylformylglycinamidine synthase subunit PurL, producing the protein MNGQILPPDALEQHGLTQEEYQKILALLGRDPNHLELGLFSVMWSEHCSYKSSKVHLKKLPTTGECVVQGPGENAGAVDIGDGQVAVFKIESHNHPSFIEPYQGAATGVGGILRDIFTMGARPIALLNSLRFGSLDIPKNRYLLEGVVAGIAGYGNCMGVPTVGGEIYFNEIYNQNPLVNVFCLGIAEKDRIFRASARGVGNTVIYIGSKTGRDGIHGATMASESFDESIEARRPMVQVGDPFTEKLLLEACLEIMKRELIVGIQDMGAAGLTSSSVEMAGRAGTGIELEITDVPRREERMTPYEVMLSESQERMLLVAKPGFEKEILDICDRWDLDAAVIGRVTDTRRLVIREEDRIVADLPIRALTDDAPVYERPIQIPSYLDALQGINLDLIPQPSDLGAALVTLLASPIIANKRWIYQQYDHMVRTNTVVRPGFESAVVRIKGTRKALALSVDGNSRYGILNPYRGGVIAVCEAARNVVCAGGRPIGLTDCLNFGNPERPEVMWQFALSVEGIADACRELEIPVVSGNVSFYNETNSLGIYPTPIIGMVGLIEEAERVVRPGFRDEGDRVVLLGKTKEDLGGTEYLSRVHSREGGFPPLLELAEEKAVQRCCLDAIEAGIIKSAHDCSEGGLAVALAEAVMMSGDSLGATVVLPDVPIRRDAHLFGETQSRIVVTVNESALPKLEHHCVERNVPMAVIGRVEGRRLTIRAEGEDRPLIDLSVETMRTAWEGAIESYFRAGETQR
- the purQ gene encoding phosphoribosylformylglycinamidine synthase subunit PurQ, producing the protein MRFGILVFPGSNCDHDCYHVLKHLLGQPVEFIWHKETSLRGFDALVIPGGFSYGDYLRTGAIAHYSPVMKSVKDFAEAGGPILGICNGFQILLEAGLLPGAMLRNRSLKFICRDVFVRVENAETPFTASIRSGRVLRLPIAHAEGNYYADPETLRDLREHRQIVLRYCTAEGRLTEEANPNGSLDGIAGICNRAGNVLGMMPHPERCSEGFDGNTDGKFIFQSMLERRTAGRT
- a CDS encoding response regulator, with the translated sequence MAEYNFLVVEDSPTMRQLIAFSLKRLRGARIVEAGNGVEALKKLSENKFNLIVADINMPLMDGLKLLSIVRKDPNHSQIPVIIVSTEGTEADKEKGMNLGANAYLPKPIQTNDLLKTVKELLKIGD
- a CDS encoding GAF domain-containing protein, with product MDKPESGPDLFKKTREFLEIFRKGEEFTHDLLKENERLRYKIVQLEEEIKTVKKGMEGEGRFNELQEALEQLKEEKQSLLDRFKEVEAENKDFAEKYVEVEEENNNLANLYVASYQLHSTLDFNEVLRILQEIVINLVGADRFAILILDEVMNELTAVVAESVDEKRFRKIKVGDGVIGDVAKTGESYFQPDVEGFKPAHELDPIVCIPLKIKDRIIGILAIFSLLEQKSKKLNRVDYELFSMLAGHAATAIFSSKLYSVSERKLSTIQGFIDLLSGKGK